TTCGCCGGATTCGGCGTCGCGGTATCGGTGATGCGGTTCGGCGTGAGATTCGTGTTGCGGTACGTCAATCGCACCGCCGTCTTCTTCGTGCCGAGCAGCGGCTGACCGGTCAAATCAAACTTCAAATAAATGAAGCTGTTACGGTCATTGCCGTCGTTGGCATTTCCCAGCGGCCAGTTGTCGACGATACGGGTGGCGATCTCGTTGCTCGTCCCGCGGTTCGTGGTCGGCGTCTCTTCGCGAACTTCCGCGTCGGCGCCGACGCCGAAACTTGTCGGGATGACAGCGGCCTGCGTCGACGTCCCAACAACTAATAGCGCCCCGCACGCGAGGCAAGAGGCGAACCATCGCTGCAACTTCATTAGACGATTCCTCCAAGCACCAGTAAGGCGGGCACAGCGAACGCTTCGTTCGCCGCGCCGCAAGATCAGACGAATGAGAAGAAACGAAAAGCTTGGCGGTTTGGCGACGACCGACGTTCTGTCGCACCGACGCCGCCATAACGCGACTCTAAACTCTTTTATCTCTTGAACCGGCGAATCAGGCAATCGACGTCGCGCCGAGGCTCGACTCAGTTCAAGATCGTCGTTGGCTGCGTCGCAAGAGGGCCAGGTGGCGAAATGGAAGCATTTCGTCGTCGACCCCCTAGAAAACGCAAACGTCGGACGATTGCGGACGAGATTCGGATCGCTCGCATCCTGCAAACAACCCTCTGCCATCCACGAGTTCTATTGTCATTGAATTCCGTCTGAATTGACTAGACAAACCGGAAATCCCCCATTCGCATGCTGGGAAAACGGGTTTTCATGCCCGCGCCGCATTGACGAGAACGCCGCAACGAGTTGACTCGGCATTCCCCGAGGGATTTCGCGCGCCGGCGATCACAACAACACCTTTAGTTGCGTTCTGGCGGAACTTGCCTGCGTCAACCAGTACTACGATGCAACGAAGCGGCGAGATACGATGCAGGCGTGGCAACGAAATCTTCGTCGCCGCCTCATCAGTTCTGAATCGTTCGCTCTTCCTGATTCTTTCGTCGACTGGAGCCTTCAGCACCAGTCGACGACCGCACGCAGAAAAGCCGTGACCGTCCCGGGCAGTCGCGCGGCGACCCCGACGACGGCCGATTGTACGACCGCTTCGCACCTTGCTCTCCCAGCTTCTTTTCGAAGGAATAGTACGGTGACCGTAACGACTCCCCGCCGTCCGCGATTGATCGGTTTCACGCTCGTCGAGCTACTGGTGGTGATCGCCATCATCGGCGTGCTGGTGGCGCTGCTGCTCCCCGCAGTGCAGGCTGCGCGTGAGGCCGCACGCAACTCGCAGTGCAAAAACAGTCTGAAGCAAATCGGGCTGGCGATGCTCAACTTTGAAAGCGCCAAGAAGGAATTCCCCGCCGGCGGCTGGGGCTTTCGCTGGATGGGCGACCCAGACGCTGGCACGGGACCGCGGCAGCCTGGCGGTTGGGTCTACCAAGTGGCTCCTTACATCGAGCAGGCGGGCGTCACGCACATTGGCGGCGGAACGAAAGGCCAAGTCAAATACGACGCCCTGGCCGCTCAGCGCGCTGTCGTCGTTCCGATGTTTTACTGCCCAAGCCGACGCCCCGCCGACGCCATGCCCTCGGTTGAAATGTGCTTCAACGCGGGCAATCCCGAGACCGAAGCTCGTACCGACTACGCGGCCAACGGCGGGGCCAGATACGTCTCGACGGCTGCAGGGCCGCCGCCTAACAATGACTTCACCGACTGCGTCGGCGGATTCCCAAACTGCGCGTGGACGCAGTCAAACGATACCATCAACGCCTTCACCGGCGTCGTCACCGCGCGATTAGGCGCGAAACTCCGTCAGTTTTCGGACGGCTCCTCAAACACGTTCATGGTGGGCGAAAAATACGTCCCGGAAGCTTTCTACAACAACGTGTCCTACCGTCCAATTGTCGTCGGATCGCCGAACGCCGGCGACGACAATCCCGGCGATAA
This sequence is a window from Lacipirellula parvula. Protein-coding genes within it:
- a CDS encoding DUF1559 domain-containing protein, producing MTVTTPRRPRLIGFTLVELLVVIAIIGVLVALLLPAVQAAREAARNSQCKNSLKQIGLAMLNFESAKKEFPAGGWGFRWMGDPDAGTGPRQPGGWVYQVAPYIEQAGVTHIGGGTKGQVKYDALAAQRAVVVPMFYCPSRRPADAMPSVEMCFNAGNPETEARTDYAANGGARYVSTAAGPPPNNDFTDCVGGFPNCAWTQSNDTINAFTGVVTARLGAKLRQFSDGSSNTFMVGEKYVPEAFYNNVSYRPIVVGSPNAGDDNPGDNSSMYQGYDQDTVRWPSGEIDNNGIASGNLPLRDSQYGANPQTYAGGGHQSMGSAHAGGVNLVYADGSVHAIAFDVGPLVWNGLADRQDGNVAQ